The following proteins come from a genomic window of Candidatus Eisenbacteria bacterium:
- a CDS encoding SpoIIE family protein phosphatase, with product MPLPPFDNPWKSLWEASRALDSLLSLDELMPIVNRLVCQTLDCECASLLVVDEEMGVLRPHLAVGRTGEAVKSILWSPGRGIAGRVLSRNCAERLEDVSRDPDADFSVEASLGVTVRGLLAAPLGRDGVPVGVIEAINKTHGEFTEEDLEFLHLLSYDIASAVDNARIYDRERWERSQNEVLSHVAARVARSVALKDVLEDILDAVEELVPYHAAEFYLCTDDRTEFQLLAARGYSFERRPDFRLPIGFGLVGWVCQTGRGVIVPNVERDDRYVNSRPETRSEIVAPLRSGDRVIGAFNLESDRLNAFGERDLELLGAFAAHAAIAIDRAHLYEELEEKRRLERELAFARSVQRTFQPRRSPELPGFDIAGLNEASEEVSGDYYDFVHIHENHYGLALADVSGKGVPAALIMASFRASLIAEIRNNYSIRTVMAKVNRLLLESVEPGQFVTAFYGVLDVERRRLTYANAGHNPPLLLRSGGKAEQLPATGSILGVFPGEVFRERTVELRPGDLLLLYTDGLTEATNAEGDLFGLSRVEGLLSSFRERPASEICRGLLAAVREFAGQRCLKDDVTMQVVKSLE from the coding sequence TTGCCCCTGCCGCCTTTCGACAATCCCTGGAAAAGCCTGTGGGAAGCCTCGCGCGCCCTGGACTCGCTGCTGTCCCTCGACGAGCTGATGCCCATCGTCAACCGCCTGGTATGCCAGACGCTGGACTGCGAGTGCGCCTCGCTGCTGGTGGTGGACGAGGAAATGGGGGTGCTGCGCCCGCACCTGGCGGTGGGCCGGACCGGCGAGGCGGTGAAGTCCATCCTGTGGAGCCCGGGGCGCGGGATCGCCGGCCGGGTGCTCTCGCGCAACTGCGCGGAGCGGCTTGAGGACGTGAGCCGCGACCCGGACGCCGACTTCTCCGTGGAGGCCTCCCTGGGAGTCACCGTGCGCGGCCTGCTGGCCGCGCCGCTGGGCCGCGACGGCGTGCCCGTGGGCGTGATCGAAGCCATCAACAAGACGCACGGGGAGTTCACCGAGGAGGACCTCGAGTTCCTGCACCTGCTCAGCTACGACATCGCCTCGGCGGTGGACAACGCGCGCATCTACGACCGCGAGCGCTGGGAGCGCTCGCAGAACGAGGTGCTCTCGCACGTCGCGGCGCGCGTGGCGCGCTCGGTGGCGCTCAAGGACGTGCTCGAGGACATCCTCGACGCGGTCGAGGAGCTGGTGCCCTACCACGCCGCGGAATTCTACCTGTGCACCGACGACCGCACCGAGTTCCAGCTGCTCGCGGCCCGCGGGTACAGCTTCGAGCGCCGGCCGGACTTCCGGCTGCCCATCGGCTTCGGGCTGGTGGGCTGGGTGTGCCAGACGGGGCGCGGGGTGATCGTGCCCAACGTGGAGCGCGACGACCGCTACGTGAACTCGCGGCCCGAGACGCGCTCGGAGATCGTGGCTCCGCTGCGCTCGGGCGACCGGGTGATAGGCGCGTTCAACCTGGAGTCCGACCGGCTGAACGCGTTTGGCGAGCGCGACCTCGAATTGCTGGGCGCGTTCGCCGCCCACGCGGCCATCGCCATCGACCGCGCCCACCTGTACGAGGAGCTGGAGGAGAAGCGCCGCCTGGAGCGGGAACTGGCGTTCGCGCGCTCGGTGCAGCGCACCTTCCAGCCGCGCCGCAGCCCCGAACTGCCGGGCTTCGACATCGCCGGCCTCAACGAGGCCTCCGAGGAGGTCAGCGGTGACTACTACGACTTCGTGCACATCCATGAGAACCACTACGGGCTGGCCCTGGCCGACGTCAGCGGCAAGGGAGTGCCGGCCGCGCTGATCATGGCCAGCTTCCGGGCCAGCCTGATCGCGGAGATCCGGAACAACTATTCCATCCGCACGGTGATGGCCAAGGTGAACCGGTTGCTGCTGGAGAGCGTGGAACCGGGCCAGTTTGTCACCGCCTTCTACGGGGTGCTCGACGTGGAACGTCGGCGCCTCACCTACGCCAACGCCGGCCACAACCCGCCGCTGCTGCTGCGCTCGGGCGGCAAGGCCGAGCAGTTGCCCGCCACGGGCTCGATCCTGGGCGTGTTCCCCGGCGAGGTGTTCCGGGAACGCACTGTGGAACTGCGCCCCGGCGACCTGTTGCTGCTCTACACCGACGGCCTCACCGAGGCGACCAACGCGGAGGGCGATCTGTTCGGATTGAGCCGCGTCGAGGGCCTGCTGAGCTCTTTCCGGGAGCGCCCGGCGTCCGAAATATGCCGCGGATTGCTCGCCGCGGTGCGCGAATTCGCGGGCCAGCGCTGCCTCAAGGACGACGTCACCATGCAGGTCGTGAAAAGTCTCGAATAG
- the nth gene encoding endonuclease III, whose translation MPKSSPRTGGAKRPSAGRRTRAAGNAGVARRASIAQRPAAATKAVAGGKPGAAKRPAPARKESSALPEWAPARVSDLIARLKRLHPDAKCSLEHVHPLQLLVATILSAQCTDDRVNMVTPGLFERFPDAAALSRAGRPELEDVIRSTGFFRSKARSIQECCRDLVEKHGGQVPRTMEELTALRGVGRKTANVVLGNAYGIPGVVVDTHVGRLSRRLGLTSNDDPVKVELDLMARLPREEWTLFSHLLIHHGRRVCPSRKPHCSRCALADLCPRSGVEESD comes from the coding sequence ATGCCGAAATCCAGCCCCCGCACCGGGGGAGCGAAAAGGCCCTCCGCCGGCAGGAGGACGAGGGCCGCGGGGAATGCGGGGGTGGCGAGGCGGGCGTCCATCGCGCAGCGGCCCGCTGCCGCCACGAAGGCCGTGGCCGGGGGGAAGCCCGGCGCCGCGAAGAGGCCGGCGCCGGCGAGGAAGGAGTCGTCCGCGCTTCCGGAATGGGCCCCCGCGCGGGTGTCCGACTTGATCGCGCGCCTCAAGCGGCTGCACCCGGACGCGAAGTGCTCCCTCGAACACGTCCACCCGTTGCAGCTGCTGGTGGCCACCATCCTCTCGGCGCAGTGCACCGACGATCGCGTGAACATGGTCACGCCCGGGCTGTTCGAGCGCTTCCCCGACGCCGCTGCGCTGTCCAGGGCCGGCCGGCCGGAGCTGGAGGACGTGATCCGCTCCACCGGCTTCTTCCGCTCCAAGGCCCGGAGCATCCAGGAGTGCTGCCGCGACCTGGTGGAGAAGCACGGGGGCCAGGTGCCCCGGACGATGGAGGAGCTCACCGCGCTGCGCGGGGTGGGCCGCAAGACGGCCAACGTGGTGCTGGGCAACGCCTACGGAATTCCCGGAGTCGTAGTGGACACGCACGTGGGACGCCTGTCGCGGCGCCTGGGTCTCACGTCCAACGACGACCCGGTGAAGGTGGAGCTCGACCTGATGGCGCGCCTGCCGCGCGAGGAGTGGACGCTGTTCTCGCACCTGCTCATCCACCACGGCCGGCGGGTGTGTCCGTCGCGCAAGCCGCATTGTTCGCGGTGCGCCCTGGCGGACCTGTGCCCGCGGTCGGGAGTGGAGGAGTCGGACTGA